The Pangasianodon hypophthalmus isolate fPanHyp1 chromosome 23, fPanHyp1.pri, whole genome shotgun sequence genome includes the window CTCCTTCATCTAATGTACATTCTACAGTATTCTTTTCTAAAGCTAGTTATTAATAACAGCACGTCCAAATATTTAAGACTACTGACGCAGAAATGGCGAAGGTTACGTTTAAAGAAAGCCAGAGCAGCAAAATCAGGCTGGTAAAGATTTTGGACAAACCCAAATGACTCAAAacgatgtgtgtttgtgtgtgtgtgtgtgtgtgtgtgtgtgtgtgtgtggtgctcgAGTTCAATcctggacagtgtgtgtgtgtgtgtgtgtgtgtgtatatggtgatGGCTGTACTCCATATTAGTCGTAGAGCACGGCTCACAACcgaaacaccaaacaccaaacacaactCATGCCCGACCGATACATCAGAGAGCTGATAAAATCGCCGATACTGAGGTTTCCTGAACATATCGGTATCAACAGAAACTGTACTAATAACTCAGAGATCTCGCACGTTTACGTGTAAGTTGGTGTTACGTTCGTAAACAGTCTTCACACAGAACAGACAAACGCGCTGCAGTGCCACCAGGGGGCCGCATACACAAAAGACACGTGACTGTGAGCAGTACGTGATCACGTGTGTGAACGTTTCACCGTGTTTTACCCTTAAACTGCGCACGTGAATTCAAGCGAACACGTGACATTTAGTGGACTAAACTGGACGCTGTTTACTATttgtgcaataaataaataaatatataaataaagctgaaagtgatGGGAAAGACGAAATAAAGATCAACGTGtatgcaagaaagaaaaaaaaaaacaggtaataAAGGAATGTAAGAAAACACGTGAGAGAACGTGTGAAAAGTTCACGTGAAAAAATTCTCGTGATTTTCTGTAAGCAacgtttttttccccagtttttatttcttcgtattattattattattattattatttaataattaacgTTGCTTTCCTCAGCGTTTTTCTCCTGAGATGAAACATCAAATCAAAGCTGACAAAAAACGGACTAAATCGTTCCTTTACACTGAGAAGTTCTCACATGGTGTAcgcataaataataataataataataataataataataattcacctCGAAATTTAATTGGTAATCATATTATATATCATAAAGTGTTGAATTATATCGGAGAATGTTACTGGAATATTTTAGGACTGGGTAATAAAAGGTTCCTGTATCGGTCGGGTCACGGTCACGATCACGGCTGTATATCAGAAACCACAACGTGTTTGCGATCGAGCGCGTTGCTTAcggaatcatttttaaatgcgTAGTGTAGGATATCCAACACAGTCCtgatatcccacaatgcactgggATAGGTTAGCACCGAGACTCTCCGAATGATGTATCCTGAGCCGCCCATTTTACGTGAACgaaaacaaagtgcaaagttTTTAAAATGGACGGCGGCTGATGAGAATACTGCTATTCGACccggtaaaaaaaaacaaaacgaaacacacacacgacccAGAGTCACTGTTTGCGCTTGGGTGTGGCCCTGTTCTCACTCAGGTCCTCTTTGGTCTTCTGGATACATGTGAAGATCTCCTTGAAGAGTGCCCTGTACTCCGGCTGGTACGTGTCGTCCGTGAGGGAGGCTGATTGAGGTTTGAGGGACGCGGCGGGCGTCTGGACGGCTTTGTGGCTCTGTGCGTCGTCTCCGCGTTGGCAGCGCAGCAGCAGCTCCTCGTATTTGGTCTTCAGTACGCTGTACTGCGCGTCCACCTCGTTCAGCAGAGAGATTCCGCGCTGCCTCACCGCCTCCGATCGCCGTATACACGTCAGCTCGTGGCCACGTCTCAGTTCCTGTTCTGacccttcctcttcctctaccACCTCCGCTCCTGACTCCGCCCCCTTCTCCTCAGTGAGGAAGATCACGGCGTCGGCTACGAGCGAGTCTGTAGGTCTAACGCTGGATGATTCCGAGCGCCACAGCTGCCGCAGCTCTTCCACCTCGGCCTCCAGTTCGGCTTGGTGCCGTCGCGCCCCCTCCAGCTGTGCCAGCTGTTCCTCCAGCGCCCGGTTCTCTCGCTCGGTCAGCTCCATAACCTTCTCCGCCGCTTCCCGACGCTCGCGCTCGCTGCCCAGCTGTGTGTGCAGGCTACGCAACGCACTCTGCAGGGCAGACTTCTCCTCTTCCACCAGACCTGCATCCAGCGCCCACCACGAGCGATCGTCACTGTGGCTTTCCGAGCTCAgacgcctacacacacacacacacacacacacacacacacacacacacacacacacacacacagaatgctcCAAGTTTTAAATCATAGATTACTTTCAGTTTCCAatctggtttttattttatttctgtaatgcttttttttttccacacattgtGTAACCACTTTAattagtaaaatatatttaaaaggtgtcattattttaaaaaaatctcttttatctcgctctttttttcagttcattgTTCAGTTCATTGTTTAAGCAGGAACTGCTTCAATCCTAACATCCTGAAATATTCCTgaggctttaaaaaaacaaaaaaaaaaagggtgggaCACGACAGGGTGGGAAACAACAACTAAACAAATCAAATCCAGATGGAAACATTTTTTGCGCTTCTGTGCCTTAGATTAAATTTCTAGAGTAGCGTTTAATTCCTTTTATccattttgtttattcttttctttcctcattaatttattgtaatatttggcGACTCAGTAGTCAGTTCAGTTCCTTGTTTCCAGAAAAGTACCTTCTCTGGTGCAAGGAATCAGGAAGTAAAAATCAGCCCTGCTCCTTTTAATGGAAATGCGCCTTACAGCCCAAGTTCCTGAAACATTCCTGGGGTTATAAAAAGCGACAGGGTGGAACATCTGAGCatcaaaaatatctttaaaaaaccATTCACGTCCAGTTAAAACTGGAAACTAGTGTGCAGTGGTGTTATCTTTCATACTGCAACCACTTTCGCACTGGACCAATCAGCGAAGTTCAGCTCCTAGTTTGCAGAAAAGTACGACCTCGACACTCACGTCtattttaatgtgctttatttaaataaacttgtCTTGTCTTGGGTCTGAACTGCTCTGAGGGAGACACGGCTCACACCAGGCTCCTggggaaacttttttttttgttggaaataCAGAAAGTGTTAGTATCAGCTGCTAAGTAGAAATAATAAGCCTGGTACatactagtgtgtgtgtgtgtgtgtgtgtgtgtgtgtgtgtgtgtgtgtcgcacaACCGGCACATTATTGGCACAAACTGCACATAGCCGCACTTTATATCTGTCAGACTGCCGCTGCcaccatccatatatccatatacatattcttatacacatttttttttaattccttcatatatatatatatatatatatatatatatatatatatatatatatatatatatatatatatatatatgtatatatatatatatgtatatatatatatttttttttctttatatttaatatttttctttatatttttctttatatattttttatgcatacacttttctttatatttaatatttttatgtatatatatatttatgtatatatttttctttatatttaatatttttctatatttacttattttatatcggaacagttttataaaacatttcactgcaagttgtACTGTGTATgcttatgcatgtgacaaataaacaaacacaaagtgtgtgtgtgtgtgtgtgtgtgtgtgtgtgtgatattacaTTACAGATCAGTAGGTTAGAGAGGGGACATCAGAGCAGATTCTGGTTTTACGTCACCACAGTGAGCAGACTGGAGGGTGATGCCACCTCACCACATTTCTGTGTGAAACCTCAGGAACATTTCAGGAGCTTAGGACTTTATGTGCATATGCACTCTAATAATCTAATCATTTAATCTAATAGCATTAATAATTTAGTTCCTGAGTCATCaggtgcgtctcaatcagctccctagttcaATATTCAGGGCGCTGATCAggaagtcggccattttaaggactgtctcaatcgcaaaatccttccagtgcactggaacgttCGCTTcctaaaaaaatcccacaatgcactgcagaaACCAGGGAGCGTCGATGCTCGCTATGTTCCCTTACCGGAAATGacgtcatattttctgaagcccCTCAGCTTGAAAAAATTGGCAGAcaaactctcagccaacttcgtctacaaatataagtagcttgttatcgttGTTGTAGCTCTCAGATGATTACTTACGTTagtgatttttaactttatttcacGTTATATATAcggtttgtttgagtctaacaACTTTTAAGcgtttaatgaatttaaaaaatcctctAGTGAGCCTATGATCCTACTTGAAGCAGAAATGcgtgtgattaagctaacatatttatatgatatataatgtcagaaagatatTGGTCGTGCCTGTTGAtgataaatgccagtggtgacGTTTTACAACGCGAATACGTAGTCGTGTCCCCGGAACctgagtcatcagtgtcccaTTGTGTAGTGAGTCCTTACTAGCGCCCGAACTTGTGCACATGATATACTGATTCACGAGATAGGGAGCTGTTTGAGACACACCCATAGTTTTCAGGAAACATTTTAGTTCCTGCTTCAGAGGAACTGAACTTCACCGACAGGTCAACATACGAATAGCAACAATAGAGTTCTAAAGGCAGGCGAATGTTTGTCTAAAGACGAGTGAAACCTACGTTACACTGACATGCCTCTGTTATGTCTCCACCTTGTTATGCTCTTGggttatagaaataaaaatattaagccatttaaaaaaaaaaaaaaaaaaaaagcacaactcCAAGTCTGGAACATAACAGGGTGGAACATgcaacatgaaattaaaaaggTATCATCCATAAAGAAGGAATGAAAAACTAAAAACCTGATGAAAAAGTGTCAGAATGTTTTGTGCCTTGCCGCAGAACGTGTAAAGATAGAATCACTATGAATATAAGATTATTCTCCCATCTCTGGAGCTTTATCTGTTCAGAGGAATGAGAACTGGGTCAGACGAGGAGAGAGCTGAGACTGGGTGACGTATCGTCCCGTGCCCTACATGCACGAACACGGCGGTTTGGTTAATATAAAACACGACGACGTGTGCAGACTCACGTCTCCCGGTGCAGGTCGTAGAGACAGGAGACGCTCTGAGCCGCCAGGCCTCGACGAGCTTCAGCGCGTTCTCTCCTCGAGCGCTCCGACTGCGACGCCTTCAGCTCCTCCACCTGCTTCTGCAGACTCTCCATGTGAGACTGCAGACTGTCGATGGTCTCGGTCAGGCTGAAACAGAGAGCGGCGAGTGGAGGGATAAGACAACGCCGAGATGCAGCGCTAATGTAGCGAACGAGTAACGGAGACTTATAGCTACCAGATTAGCAACAAAATAGCAGAAGAAATGTATTGAAGAAATTGAATATACATCCAAAACACTTCTCACATACAGTCTTCTGCTTTaaactttaggccacacccccttttgTACAATTTTATACACAACATTGTGTCAGAAACATAAATCAGCTCAAGGCTGCCTTAAATTCAACCCATTAAATATCAAACCAGCTGCACTGTGCACAATTTATAATGCGGACTACACATTCAGCATTTTTGCTGCTTCAACTTGTAACGTACTTGGTACTGCTAGATCACCAGAGGCgctaacattgctaacaagaacatcctaaaaaaaaaaaaaaaaaaaaaaaaaccctagcgCTTCTCTGtattttccctccatttttttaaccaaaacattttttatatattaatctattctttatttattttttattacaatgtCAGTGTCGATGCAGCAAACGTGAAGATGAGTTCTGTTTATGGGAATCGTTTTGATAAAGAAGATTCTCGTCCTGATTCGGTCGGCTCCAGCTGGTTAAAATGCAAATCTCCCGGCGGTTCCTGTCCCACACTTCCTCACCTCTGGATCTTCCCCTGGGCCGTGCGGTTGTCCAGCACCAGCCTGTGGTTAGTCGTCTCCAGGTCTCGCGCCGCCACGTCCAGCTGCTCGTACATCTTAGTGTGCTGATCGTTCATCTGCCTCAGCAGCTCCACCTGCTTGTTCAGGTACTgcgagagaacacacacacacacacacacacacacacacacacacacacacacacacacacacacactcactcactcactctctgcaTATTCGTAATGAAATATTCTAAGTATATAGGTCAAATATGCTAACACGGAACTAAATTCCATGAATTTTCCATGATTTTTCCCTGTACTACAACTGATTCCAGCTGTTAGTGATGTCACTACATAAGCTTTGGACCAATCACtttcaatatgcaaattattcatGCTAACCTTAAAACCACAGACATGCCAAATGATTTACTTAGCTAGCTACACCTTCGCTAATATCAGTGAACGAAATCATGGTTGTTATGCCAACATTATATTTTGGCTGCTCTTAAATAAATTAGTGAGAAAACAGCGATATAACTCAAGACTCGTACTCAAGTCGGCATATGGGGCGTttacaatttgcatattcatgaatattcataactCCTGTTATTTTTAATGAGGGTAAAGGTGTAGAGATGTTCTTGGCCGTTTTAAGTTTATTAAAAactactattatttaaaataagtctattttaatagtttattattattcttaaataGGGATATTACAgatatgattgtttttttaagaCTTTAAATAAGTAATTTGATGCTTTCCACCTCCACATGAAAGACTCAAatgaaagaagtgtgtgtgtttgtgaaatcaGTGATGCGTAACCCAAAGGCTTTTACGTCACGTATTAGCAAAACATCAGAAGTACGAGATTGTggcaggacaaaaaaaaaaaacaaacgtatTGCCAGCTGGATTGGATTTCGCAGGAAAACTGGACAGAACGCATTCCTGGCATGAAGTCTTTTGTCCTTAAGACTTCGCTTTTCCTGCGCTGCTTCCTCAGACACAGACGGAAAAAGAAGAACACGTAAAGACGAGGTCTTATGTGCGGAGCTTATATCAGAGAAAGGTTAAACCCACTACATGCTCTCAGAGATCCTAAAgctcttgttattattattattattattatgacgaCGACTAAACACGTAAAACACAGCAACAAAACCTACAGGTACGTATGAGACAGTCCCAGTTTCGCCGGTAACAACATCCAAGTGGAACACTGtccaaaaaaattttaaaaaatccttagCTATGAGCTAGCCTGGTTTCTCTTTTTAAACTATTTCAGTCAAGTTCAGTTAATCATCCAACACCATCTGAGTCTTTATCACACTGAATAACTGATTTTGTAGATTGGACGTTggattatttcatattttgtgaAAAGACAGAATTTATTTCTAGTTAATTACAAATGTGAATTAATTTCACTACTTTACTAGTACTCTCTCTGCAACGTAGGAGCTCCTGaactcaaagaaaaaaaactgcaactctacaagaaaacaaacaaaaaaatccagaatTCCTGAACTCTACAACAAAGGAAACGAAATTCCACAACTCCTTAATAAAGGAATTCTTGGAACTCTGTAACAAAGGAAACAAAATTCCAGAAATCCATAAAGGAATTCCTGGAGCTCTGCAACAAAGGAAACAAAATTCCAGAACTCCATAATAAAGGAATTCCTGGAGCTCTGCAACAAAACAGTTCGGAAGTTTGTTTCTTGTGCTGCAGTTCCTGAACTCAGGGTCATGTTCAGGTTTCTGACTCATCACTCGTATAAAAACAAACTTTGCCAGTTTTGCCGCATTGCCTCggatataaaacacattttcgtAATCCCTTTTCATCCAAACACTGTTTCTGGGAAAATTACAGGTAAGAGCGTTAGACATTCTGTGAATCTTTTGCTTGACCAATCAGAGGCTTTCAGTATGTGAAGCCCCGCCCATAACAGTTCCTGTTCTGTATAAAGGTACTAAATTTGGTGCAGGAACTGAAAGCTTTCTACAACTAAAAGTGCCAGTGGcttcctgctgaaagagacctCAAGTTCCTGAGTTCATGGAAAAAGTTCCTGTATTGGGAATAAATCTCCGGCCAGAATTCAGCGAGCGTTTACGCCTTTCCTGCTGCCGGccctgaggaggaggagagttAAGACAGAAACAGGAGGATGTCATGCAGATGAAATATCCGTGGACGCGTGGAGACGGAAATGGAGCCTGAAGATTATTAAAGTGAGCGGATCGGAACGCTTTCTTTTTCCCGGCGCAGACGCTACAGGACACGTTTGGAAATGTGCAGACTGTGGAGGTGGAGAACAAACTGGTTCTGTCAGACGCTGTGCGAGAGAGCCGGCGCAGAGTGTTGAGCGAGAAACAGGACGCAGGCTCGGGATTGTGAAACGTCCGGTTTCTAAAGAAACGTCGCATAAACGCATGAAGAGCAGGAAGGAAGCGTCACCTCGATCTCCTGCAGCTGCTCCTGATTGGTGGAGTACATCTGCTGAAGGCCCTGCTCCAGCTCATGGTTCCTCTCCAGCAGAGTCTTTCCCAACTCTGCGGCCAAGTGGagatctgtacacacacacacacacacacacacacacacacacagagtaaatgAACAGCTCCGCACTTCCTGTCAGCCCAGAGACAGGAATTCACCGAAACACATGCTGGACAACATCAACGTGTGAGTCACAGAAATCCTGATGCAAGAGCAACACGGAGCGTCTCACACActtctacatcacacacacacacacacactcagacacgacacacactcctgattcacactcacacacactcagacagacacgacacacactcctgattcacactcacacacactcctgattcGCAcaaacatgctcacacacacggtctcacacacacacacggtctcacacacacacacggtctcacacacacggtctcacacacagacagatatgaCATGCACTCCtaattttcacacacacgcactcaaacttacactcacacacttacacacacacgttctctcacacacacacgcacacacgcacacacacacgcacgttctcacacacacgcacgttctcacacacacgcacgttctcactcacacgcacgttctcactcacacacacacacacacacacaaactcacacaaacacacatactcgttctcacacacacactcgttctcacacacactcgttctctcacacacacacacactcgttctcacacacacacacacactcgttctcacacacacgttctctcACACACGTTCTCTCACACACGTTCTCTCACACacgttctctcacacacacacacacgttctctcacacacacacacgttctctcacacacacacacgttctcacacacacacacacacgctctcacacacactcacatacacattcactcactacagacaattcagagatgccagtcagcctacagcgcatgtctttggactgagggaagaaaccggagaacaCGGAGGAAACCctcaaagcacggggagaacatgtaaactccacacacacacacacacacacacacacacacacacacacacacacacacacacacacacacatagggtGAAGGTGGGAATCGAACCTCAACCCCAGAGCTGCGAGGCAacagttattattatactgAAC containing:
- the cdr2a gene encoding cerebellar degeneration-related protein 2, coding for MLADVIVEEEFDKEQELWYSRKELEHDLHLAAELGKTLLERNHELEQGLQQMYSTNQEQLQEIEYLNKQVELLRQMNDQHTKMYEQLDVAARDLETTNHRLVLDNRTAQGKIQSLTETIDSLQSHMESLQKQVEELKASQSERSRRERAEARRGLAAQSVSCLYDLHRETRLSSESHSDDRSWWALDAGLVEEEKSALQSALRSLHTQLGSERERREAAEKVMELTERENRALEEQLAQLEGARRHQAELEAEVEELRQLWRSESSSVRPTDSLVADAVIFLTEEKGAESGAEVVEEEEGSEQELRRGHELTCIRRSEAVRQRGISLLNEVDAQYSVLKTKYEELLLRCQRGDDAQSHKAVQTPAASLKPQSASLTDDTYQPEYRALFKEIFTCIQKTKEDLSENRATPKRKQ